The proteins below are encoded in one region of Pseudomonas putida NBRC 14164:
- the peaD gene encoding quinohemoprotein amine dehydrogenase subunit beta: MKAGRCAQLALTIAATACAGLAQADDTGPALKAGHEYMIVTNYPNNLHVVDVAADTVYKSCQMPDKFGPGTAMMAPDNRTAYVLNNHYGDIYGIDLDTCKNTFRANLSSVAGEVGRSMYSFAISPDGKEVYATVNPTQMLNDHYVVKPPRLEVFSTDDGLQAKPVRTFPMPRQVYLMRAADDGSLFVAGPDIYKMDVKTGKYTVALPLRNWNRKGYSAPDVLYFWPHQSPRHEFTMLYTIARFKDDKQDPATAEPLYGYLSVDLKTGKTHTQEFADLTELYFTGLRSPKDPNQIYGVLNRLAKYDIKQRKLIKAANLEHTYYCVTFDKKGEKLYLGGTFNDLAVFNPDTLEKVKNIKLPGGDMSTTTPQVFIR; encoded by the coding sequence GCCGCCACGGCCTGCGCCGGGCTGGCTCAGGCTGACGACACCGGGCCTGCGCTGAAGGCTGGCCACGAATACATGATCGTGACCAACTACCCGAACAACCTGCATGTGGTCGATGTGGCCGCCGACACGGTGTACAAAAGCTGCCAGATGCCCGACAAGTTCGGCCCTGGCACTGCGATGATGGCGCCGGACAACCGTACCGCCTACGTGCTCAACAATCACTACGGCGACATTTACGGCATCGACCTGGATACCTGCAAGAACACCTTCCGGGCCAACCTGTCGAGCGTGGCGGGTGAAGTGGGCCGGTCGATGTACTCGTTCGCCATCAGCCCGGATGGCAAGGAAGTGTACGCCACGGTCAACCCGACCCAGATGCTGAACGACCATTACGTGGTCAAGCCGCCACGGCTGGAGGTGTTCAGCACCGACGATGGCCTGCAGGCCAAGCCGGTGCGCACCTTCCCGATGCCGCGCCAGGTGTACCTGATGCGTGCTGCCGACGATGGCAGCCTGTTTGTCGCAGGGCCGGACATCTACAAGATGGATGTGAAAACCGGCAAGTACACGGTGGCCTTGCCGCTGCGCAACTGGAACCGCAAAGGCTATAGCGCCCCGGACGTGCTGTACTTCTGGCCGCACCAGAGCCCGCGGCACGAGTTCACCATGCTGTACACGATTGCCAGGTTCAAGGACGACAAGCAGGACCCGGCCACCGCCGAGCCACTGTATGGCTACCTGAGCGTCGACCTCAAGACCGGCAAGACCCACACCCAGGAATTCGCCGACCTGACCGAGCTGTACTTCACTGGCCTGCGCTCGCCTAAAGACCCGAACCAGATCTACGGCGTGCTCAACCGCCTGGCCAAGTACGACATCAAGCAGCGCAAGCTGATCAAGGCGGCTAACCTTGAGCACACTTACTACTGCGTCACCTTCGACAAGAAGGGCGAGAAGCTGTACCTGGGCGGCACCTTCAACGACCTGGCAGTGTTCAACCCGGATACGCTGGAGAAGGTGAAGAACATCAAGTTGCCCGGTGGTGACATGTCTACCACTACGCCACAGGTGTTTATCCGCTAG
- a CDS encoding fatty acid CoA ligase family protein, whose product MPQPSYSQGNPDKALLTQCIGDAFDTTVARFPDRDALVVRHQALRYTWQQLAEAVDQHARALMALGVQPGDRLGIWAPNCAEWCITQFASAKVGAILVNINPAYRSSELDYALGQSGCRWVICADAFKTSDYHAMLQGLIPGLASGQPGALICERFPELRGVVSLAVSPPPGFLAWPALQARADAVSREALAERQAQLRCDDPINIQYTSGTTGFPKGATLSHSNILNNGYMVGESLGLTEHDRLVVPVPLYHCFGMVMANLGCMTHGSTLIYPNDAFDPLATLRAVAEEKATALYGVPTMFIAELDHPQRGEFDLSSLRTGIMAGATCPIEVMRRVIGEMHMAEVQIAYGMTETSPVSLQTGPDDDLERRVTSIGRTQPRLENKVVDADGNTVPRGEIGELCTRGYSVMLGYWNNLKATADSIDAEGWMHTGDLAVMDEQGYVRIVGRSKDMIIRGGENIYPRELEEFFFTHPAVADVQVIGVPCSKYGEEIVAWVRLHPGHTASEEALREWARARIAHYKVPRYFRFVDEFPMTVTGKVQKFRMREISVAELSAG is encoded by the coding sequence ATGCCCCAGCCAAGCTACTCCCAGGGCAATCCAGACAAAGCCCTGCTTACCCAATGCATCGGCGACGCCTTCGATACCACTGTCGCCCGCTTCCCCGACCGCGATGCGCTGGTGGTGCGCCACCAGGCCCTGCGCTACACCTGGCAGCAACTGGCCGAGGCCGTCGACCAGCACGCCCGCGCGCTGATGGCACTGGGCGTGCAACCCGGTGACCGGCTGGGTATATGGGCACCCAACTGCGCCGAGTGGTGCATCACCCAGTTCGCCAGCGCCAAGGTGGGCGCGATCCTGGTCAACATCAACCCGGCCTATCGCTCCAGCGAGCTGGATTACGCCCTCGGGCAGTCTGGCTGCCGTTGGGTGATCTGTGCCGACGCGTTCAAGACCTCCGATTACCACGCCATGCTGCAGGGGCTGATCCCAGGCCTGGCCAGCGGCCAACCCGGCGCGCTGATCTGCGAGCGCTTTCCCGAACTGCGCGGCGTGGTCAGCCTGGCCGTCTCGCCACCCCCAGGCTTCCTGGCCTGGCCCGCGTTGCAAGCCCGCGCCGACGCTGTCAGCCGCGAGGCCCTGGCCGAGCGCCAGGCGCAATTGCGCTGCGATGACCCGATCAACATCCAGTACACCTCCGGCACAACCGGGTTCCCCAAGGGCGCCACCCTCAGCCACAGCAACATCCTCAACAACGGCTACATGGTCGGCGAAAGCCTGGGCCTTACCGAGCACGACCGGCTGGTGGTGCCGGTGCCGCTCTATCACTGTTTCGGCATGGTCATGGCCAACCTTGGCTGCATGACCCACGGCAGCACCCTGATCTACCCCAACGATGCGTTCGACCCGTTGGCCACACTGCGTGCGGTGGCGGAGGAAAAGGCTACCGCGCTGTACGGTGTGCCGACCATGTTCATCGCCGAACTGGACCACCCGCAACGCGGCGAGTTCGACCTGTCGAGCCTGCGCACCGGGATCATGGCCGGCGCCACCTGCCCGATCGAGGTGATGCGCCGGGTGATCGGCGAAATGCACATGGCCGAGGTGCAGATTGCCTATGGCATGACCGAAACCAGCCCGGTGTCGCTGCAGACCGGGCCCGATGATGACCTGGAGCGCCGCGTAACCAGTATTGGCCGTACCCAGCCACGGCTGGAGAACAAGGTGGTGGACGCCGACGGCAATACCGTGCCGCGTGGCGAGATCGGCGAACTGTGTACCCGCGGCTACAGCGTGATGCTCGGTTACTGGAACAACCTCAAGGCCACGGCCGACAGCATCGATGCCGAGGGCTGGATGCACACCGGCGACCTGGCGGTAATGGACGAGCAGGGGTATGTGCGCATCGTCGGGCGCAGCAAGGACATGATCATTCGCGGCGGCGAGAACATCTACCCGCGCGAGCTGGAAGAGTTCTTCTTCACCCACCCGGCGGTGGCGGATGTGCAAGTGATTGGCGTGCCGTGCAGCAAGTACGGCGAAGAAATCGTGGCCTGGGTGCGGCTGCACCCGGGGCATACTGCCAGTGAAGAAGCGCTGCGTGAGTGGGCGAGGGCGCGGATTGCGCACTACAAGGTGCCCCGGTACTTCCGCTTTGTCGACGAGTTCCCGATGACGGTGACCGGCAAGGTGCAGAAGTTCAG